ATCGCCGACGAGCGCCTGGAGGAAGTCGAGGGCGCGTCGTAGCGGGGCGGCTTGCTGGTCGTCTCCTTTCGTACTACAGGGACGCTTCCAGAGACCATCTAACCAGCCCCGAGCGACGCGACGGAGACCGCGCTGTTAGGGGTACTGGCAGTGCCTCCCTGCAGCGGCCCAGCGGTCTTTCCTCTCGAGCGATAAACGCGCGGCCGCGGCGGACAGCTTCGCCGCCCCTGCGGCTGCGATAAGCTAGCTCGGACCGTAAGCAAGCGTCACTGGAAGGCTGGCTTCGGCCGGGCGCCCTCAAGGAGATCATTTGATGCAAGCAATTGCCGAAACGGGGCCACGCCGCCTGGCAAGAATGGCCGGCGGCCTGTACCTAGTCAACATCGTCCTGGGCGCGTTCGCGATCACCATCGCGCCTGCATTGGTAGGGGTAAGTAGCGACGTGGTAGCCACGGCCCACAACATCCAGGCGCACGAGCTGCTCTACCGGCTCGGCCTCGCAGGTCACGTGGTGGTCACGGTGACTAACGTCCCGCTAGCACTCATCTTTTACGAACTGTTCAAGGTGGTGAACCGAAGACTGGCCCTGCTGGACGCGCTCTTCATCCTCGTCGCGACCTCCATCGAAGCCGCTGGCCTCCTGAACCAGTTCGCACCGCTGGTCCTTCTGGGCAATGGGGCCTTCTCGAGTGCGGTTCCAGCTGCGCAGCTGCAAGC
The Candidatus Dormiibacterota bacterium DNA segment above includes these coding regions:
- a CDS encoding DUF4386 domain-containing protein; its protein translation is MAGGLYLVNIVLGAFAITIAPALVGVSSDVVATAHNIQAHELLYRLGLAGHVVVTVTNVPLALIFYELFKVVNRRLALLDALFILVATSIEAAGLLNQFAPLVLLGNGAFSSAVPAAQLQAMAYLPNALSGIDYSIHTVFFGCDIIIFAYLVLRSRFIPRAIGVLLAIDGAAYLIYSFVDFLAPGVAASLVPWIQLPALFGEGSLCLWLLIVGLDVERWRRWATTAVQMPSAQVEVRT